The Lacrimispora xylanolytica genome has a segment encoding these proteins:
- a CDS encoding leucine-rich repeat protein, which yields MKKDKTSQRVMAMTLSIVMVLGTTPWNVLGYPLSTEKGGEIISFQPLEKDLKKQTVPLGTSMEELNLPDTLWATMLAPTDNGNPYQPEEELTEATPSFASNKYNEFLEEEQEYDTGQLKEYEVSIPVTWHSEPEYDGEQERDYLLTPELLSDYTLADGLQIPEITVTVDGSVLSGSLNAKGNNLAGKQPETGDGWTLEDGVLTIESDVYMMDWAYNEDIKRVVIKSGVTRIDDFTFFNCTNLTEVEIAESVTSIGSQSFGYCTVLEQIQMPNSLISLGIGAFVGCTKLVNVHIPASVTSMGNYAFADCTALKEVTFLGETPPTFIDKSLFYSCTALKHIYVPTKDSVAAYKAMNNLAEYGDLISVENEQTSIVKRTAGLNFNSANIDYQDKNGDAVTGNPLDNDIVNTSEGWAWYRYENEALGYSAKTLVLDGIDLETHDQTALELPSGSTIVLANKSENIISTANEGYAYGIDVVGNLTIAGNGKLFITAGNASALGSIGLFVTGLFSLESGTVFSKVYGSNISDINSAFLKNMNPDIKTYHNSGDDYDLPVMRDIGTYILTYQSGGSILRATDVMFVNGMISIPSALVADKTVSGITGTPLSEDSTITISLTNDVYSQIEEGEDVSDWFSFLPMGVTAKVKSLDSESVVSIIFSGTPGEVSDDVMEITIPADKVMSESSLTVTSNDQAKFDIVKAGLRKEPLNLLDSEIKYRDVNGSLVSKDPTKENITDTSEGWKWYRTATGSYGDNTLLLNGINLKTYDAYAISLPDNAVVLLENGSNNTVKSIYEGFSGSFGIYGDGNLTIRGFNGILNVTGGFSTNSNYPSAGIGSVSSVTIQGGIITTEGFRGSWRNYGIYSGGSESSQGVFLQGGEVNAIGQNATMLSCGIYSEGTVSFSGGTVYASSGEVSNSDGKSLAVSSVNGIIENGVAAFQKVEDTYTKNVSITHNDGSFYSYIFDDARQATDIRVLKSQFPVNNAGGTATVAYPGEDIDLTAIEGLFSLDNNAGPPTYTVEKGGTGEGSITGNRLTVTKAGTIHIGLVTSETDTHQSGQKVTGVLTVNKGVQPAPKGLNKSDVTAIGGNDGKITGLLANQTYEYKKDGGSYVTVNSNELGEITGLFAGTYVLRLKGNDLYDAGEESEAIIIKLPTPNKSSEGSKGGSSSSSQTKPTAPVTGSAENKAIIDNKGNASTTVTDKNITDAIVNANAEALRRGVNAGEVTVAIRVSADGTDAKEITINLPKTTQQQILNNKISGVELTIESPDIVVGMNHTAIEEIYRQANGDVQIIATKIDSSSLLKTAKDAIGGRPAFDFKASYESGTGNVTDFGNGTVYVSIPYTPQSNEMVGHLYAVYVDSKGNVSRVPGSAYDVNTKSIIFTTNHFSVYGISYEEPAAMITDTSLHWAKDSIDYVVGRRLLEGTSATTFDPDKTVTKGAVITALGRLAGLDASISAIEWAKNKGIILSNEREQFAPDSTVTREEMAVLLANYAKATGYSLPLNRDAVAYSDASNISTSYKDSVKAMQQAGIIMGEAGNQFNPKGNATRALVSAMLHRYVKLTIHSATARGWAINDAGQSMYYKDGIAVSGKWFTIEGKYYYFNADGSLAKNTKIDGYEVDQDGVRK from the coding sequence ATGAAAAAAGACAAAACTTCCCAGCGGGTCATGGCAATGACCTTGTCCATTGTCATGGTGCTGGGAACGACGCCATGGAATGTGCTGGGATATCCACTCTCAACAGAAAAAGGCGGAGAGATAATCTCATTTCAACCATTGGAAAAGGATTTAAAAAAACAAACAGTACCCTTAGGTACCTCAATGGAAGAATTGAATCTACCGGATACATTATGGGCAACAATGCTTGCACCGACAGATAATGGTAATCCTTATCAGCCAGAGGAGGAGCTGACAGAAGCAACTCCAAGTTTTGCAAGTAACAAGTATAATGAATTTTTGGAAGAAGAACAGGAGTACGATACTGGACAACTAAAAGAATATGAGGTTTCCATTCCAGTGACCTGGCATTCAGAGCCAGAGTATGATGGCGAGCAGGAGAGGGATTATCTTTTAACGCCAGAGCTTTTGAGTGATTACACATTGGCAGATGGGTTACAGATTCCTGAGATTACTGTGACAGTAGATGGTTCAGTTTTGTCAGGTTCTTTGAATGCAAAGGGGAATAATTTAGCTGGAAAGCAGCCAGAAACTGGTGATGGATGGACTCTCGAGGACGGAGTGCTAACCATTGAAAGTGATGTCTACATGATGGATTGGGCTTATAATGAAGATATAAAAAGAGTTGTGATAAAAAGCGGTGTGACTAGAATAGATGACTTTACCTTTTTCAATTGTACAAACTTAACAGAAGTTGAAATTGCAGAATCAGTTACAAGTATTGGTAGTCAATCATTCGGCTATTGTACTGTTTTGGAACAAATACAAATGCCTAATTCATTGATTAGCCTTGGCATTGGAGCTTTTGTAGGTTGTACAAAATTAGTTAATGTTCATATACCTGCTTCTGTAACTAGCATGGGCAATTATGCATTTGCAGACTGTACTGCTCTGAAAGAAGTAACATTTCTTGGAGAAACGCCCCCAACATTCATAGATAAGTCTTTATTTTATTCGTGTACAGCGCTGAAACATATCTATGTTCCCACAAAAGATAGTGTAGCAGCATATAAAGCCATGAATAACTTAGCAGAGTATGGAGATTTAATATCAGTTGAAAATGAACAAACCAGCATTGTAAAGCGTACAGCTGGTCTTAATTTTAATAGTGCAAATATAGATTATCAAGATAAAAATGGTGATGCGGTTACTGGTAATCCTTTGGACAATGATATTGTCAATACCAGTGAAGGCTGGGCATGGTATCGCTATGAAAATGAGGCGCTAGGCTATTCAGCAAAAACATTGGTACTTGATGGAATAGATTTAGAGACACATGATCAGACTGCTCTTGAGCTTCCCTCTGGAAGCACCATCGTACTTGCTAATAAAAGTGAAAATATAATTAGTACGGCGAATGAAGGTTATGCCTATGGTATTGATGTCGTTGGCAATCTTACCATAGCAGGGAACGGGAAACTATTCATTACAGCTGGGAATGCTAGCGCTTTAGGAAGTATCGGTTTGTTTGTAACAGGATTATTTTCATTAGAGAGTGGAACTGTATTTAGTAAAGTTTATGGTTCTAATATCTCTGATATAAATTCAGCCTTTTTAAAGAATATGAACCCAGATATAAAAACATATCACAACTCGGGGGATGATTACGATCTACCTGTGATGAGAGACATAGGAACTTATATTCTAACTTATCAAAGTGGAGGTTCCATCCTTCGGGCCACTGACGTCATGTTTGTAAATGGTATGATATCAATACCATCGGCTTTGGTAGCTGACAAAACGGTGTCAGGTATAACTGGAACTCCCCTTTCAGAGGATAGTACGATAACAATTTCCCTGACAAATGATGTATATTCACAGATAGAGGAAGGAGAAGACGTATCTGACTGGTTTAGCTTCTTGCCGATGGGCGTTACAGCAAAGGTGAAAAGTCTGGATTCGGAATCAGTTGTGAGCATTATATTTTCTGGAACTCCAGGTGAAGTGTCTGACGATGTCATGGAAATCACGATTCCTGCAGATAAAGTAATGAGTGAAAGCAGCCTGACGGTAACTTCCAATGATCAGGCAAAGTTTGATATTGTAAAAGCTGGACTGCGTAAAGAGCCCCTGAATTTACTGGATAGTGAAATAAAATACCGAGATGTCAATGGCAGCCTGGTGAGTAAGGATCCGACGAAAGAAAACATTACTGATACCTCCGAAGGCTGGAAATGGTATCGAACAGCCACCGGTTCCTATGGGGATAATACACTGTTACTGAATGGTATAAACCTGAAAACTTACGATGCCTATGCCATTAGTCTTCCTGACAATGCTGTTGTTTTACTGGAGAATGGCAGTAACAACACTGTAAAAAGTATCTATGAAGGATTTTCTGGCAGCTTTGGCATCTATGGAGATGGGAATCTGACAATCAGAGGATTTAACGGCATATTAAATGTGACGGGCGGTTTTTCTACTAATTCTAATTACCCAAGTGCAGGAATTGGAAGCGTTTCTTCTGTTACTATTCAGGGTGGTATCATAACCACCGAAGGTTTCCGTGGCTCTTGGCGTAACTATGGTATTTATAGCGGCGGCAGTGAAAGCTCTCAGGGTGTATTTCTTCAGGGAGGAGAAGTAAATGCAATTGGACAAAATGCAACAATGCTTAGCTGCGGCATTTATTCTGAGGGAACGGTGTCATTTTCAGGTGGTACTGTATATGCAAGCTCAGGAGAAGTGAGTAATTCAGATGGAAAATCTCTTGCCGTTTCTTCGGTAAATGGGATAATAGAAAATGGTGTGGCTGCTTTTCAAAAGGTGGAAGATACATATACAAAAAATGTGTCCATAACTCATAATGATGGGTCATTTTATAGTTATATTTTTGACGATGCCAGACAGGCTACTGATATTAGGGTATTAAAATCCCAATTTCCTGTTAACAATGCAGGAGGCACAGCGACAGTTGCTTATCCTGGAGAAGACATTGATCTTACTGCAATCGAAGGACTATTTTCGTTAGATAACAATGCAGGCCCTCCCACATATACAGTGGAAAAAGGCGGTACAGGAGAAGGGAGCATTACAGGAAACCGGCTTACAGTTACAAAAGCAGGAACTATTCATATTGGACTTGTAACCTCAGAAACAGACACCCATCAGTCAGGGCAAAAGGTGACAGGTGTACTAACCGTGAACAAAGGAGTACAACCAGCACCAAAAGGCTTAAATAAAAGTGACGTAACTGCCATTGGAGGTAATGACGGTAAAATCACAGGTCTTCTAGCGAATCAAACATATGAATATAAAAAAGATGGTGGGTCTTATGTAACAGTCAACTCCAACGAATTGGGAGAGATTACAGGACTTTTTGCAGGCACCTATGTATTGCGCCTGAAAGGCAATGATCTCTATGATGCTGGTGAGGAGTCAGAAGCTATCATAATAAAACTTCCAACACCAAATAAAAGCTCTGAAGGAAGCAAGGGAGGAAGTTCTTCCAGCTCCCAGACCAAACCAACGGCACCTGTTACCGGATCAGCAGAAAATAAAGCTATCATAGATAATAAGGGAAATGCAAGTACAACGGTGACGGATAAAAATATTACAGATGCCATCGTAAATGCCAACGCAGAAGCTTTAAGAAGAGGAGTAAACGCAGGTGAGGTAACTGTGGCAATCCGTGTTTCCGCAGATGGAACAGATGCCAAGGAAATTACTATAAATCTCCCTAAAACAACACAGCAGCAGATTTTAAATAATAAAATTTCCGGTGTAGAGCTAACGATTGAAAGTCCTGATATTGTAGTTGGAATGAACCATACAGCAATTGAGGAAATCTACCGTCAGGCCAATGGGGATGTGCAGATAATTGCAACTAAAATAGACAGCTCAAGTCTTTTAAAAACAGCAAAGGATGCCATTGGTGGCCGCCCGGCATTTGATTTCAAAGCCAGCTATGAGAGTGGAACGGGAAATGTGACAGATTTTGGAAACGGTACAGTTTATGTAAGTATTCCGTATACTCCCCAAAGCAATGAAATGGTTGGACACTTATATGCCGTTTATGTAGACAGCAAGGGAAATGTTAGCCGTGTTCCTGGATCTGCCTATGATGTTAATACAAAAAGTATCATTTTTACCACCAATCATTTCTCCGTATATGGAATCAGCTATGAAGAGCCAGCTGCTATGATAACGGACACTTCACTTCATTGGGCGAAAGATTCCATTGATTATGTGGTAGGAAGAAGACTTCTGGAGGGAACTTCAGCAACTACCTTTGATCCGGATAAGACCGTAACAAAGGGAGCCGTGATAACAGCTCTTGGAAGGCTTGCAGGATTAGATGCATCTATATCTGCTATAGAATGGGCAAAGAATAAGGGAATCATTCTGTCAAACGAAAGAGAGCAGTTTGCACCGGACAGTACTGTTACCCGTGAAGAAATGGCAGTTCTATTAGCAAACTATGCCAAAGCCACAGGTTATAGCCTGCCTCTGAATCGTGATGCAGTAGCTTATTCCGATGCTTCTAACATTAGCACCTCTTATAAAGACTCTGTAAAAGCCATGCAGCAGGCTGGCATTATAATGGGTGAAGCTGGCAATCAATTCAACCCGAAAGGGAATGCCACCCGTGCTTTAGTTTCTGCTATGCTGCATCGTTATGTAAAATTGACCATTCATTCAGCTACCGCAAGGGGCTGGGCTATAAACGATGCTGGACAAAGCATGTATTATAAGGACGGTATCGCGGTATCTGGAAAATGGTTTACAATAGAAGGGAAATATTATTATTTTAATGCCGATGGTTCCTTAGCAAAGAACACTAAAATAGACGGCTACGAGGTTGATCAGGACGGCGTGAGAAAATAG
- a CDS encoding AraC family transcriptional regulator, with product MHNSQCLQKALDYIDSNITKNLNLYDISNAAGFSVPHFYRLFKSLTGDTVYAYILRCRLSMAASQLIENDQPIAEIAYNYGFESHDVFTRAFRRIYGITPIKYRNSKGVPPLKRKEVLSGESISDSQQMKFSILHSIGFYVIGMERQARQWDSDGAVGRLWNDFLERVEEIEEASRSNVMYGICEHEFCNTESLKYMAAIGVDKVTMIPEGMIKRYIKPHCFFSASVPDSISVPDAYAGAFGYAKSLGYSIEDYDTIEVYNHMFYDPEFYRFQLLIPIRE from the coding sequence ATGCATAATAGCCAGTGTCTGCAAAAAGCATTGGATTACATTGATAGCAATATAACAAAAAATCTAAACCTTTATGACATATCTAATGCAGCAGGATTTTCCGTACCTCATTTTTATAGACTTTTTAAAAGTCTTACAGGGGATACGGTATATGCCTATATCTTAAGATGCAGGTTGTCTATGGCAGCCAGTCAGTTAATAGAAAACGATCAGCCTATTGCTGAAATTGCTTATAACTACGGATTTGAATCTCATGATGTATTTACACGAGCATTTCGAAGAATATATGGAATTACTCCAATTAAGTACCGTAACAGTAAAGGCGTACCACCACTAAAAAGAAAAGAAGTGCTGAGTGGGGAATCAATATCAGATAGTCAACAAATGAAATTTAGCATATTACACTCAATCGGTTTTTATGTTATAGGAATGGAAAGACAGGCCCGGCAGTGGGATAGTGATGGGGCTGTCGGCAGGCTATGGAATGATTTTTTAGAGAGGGTGGAGGAAATAGAAGAAGCATCAAGGTCAAACGTCATGTACGGCATATGCGAACATGAATTCTGCAATACAGAATCATTAAAATATATGGCAGCAATTGGCGTTGACAAGGTGACCATGATACCGGAAGGTATGATTAAAAGGTACATAAAGCCCCACTGCTTTTTTTCTGCTTCTGTTCCAGATTCTATCAGTGTGCCAGACGCTTATGCCGGAGCCTTTGGCTATGCAAAGAGCTTGGGTTATAGTATAGAGGACTACGATACAATTGAAGTTTATAACCATATGTTCTATGACCCTGAATTCTATAGATTTCAGCTTCTAATACCGATCCGGGAATAG
- a CDS encoding transglutaminase-like domain-containing protein, with protein sequence MSDILNYYKEPGLITRLDKYKYFTDWLTDNPNAICQVVQGLLLHDSWVSMYGEDYIKSHEYGQKTAYMEDILDKALELDTSNFSIPRPPRNRVIACCREFATLTCAMLRAKGIPARSRCGFAAYFGWNGQYEDHWICEYWHGNRWIMTDPQLDPFQESMIIEWSVQRNKNFNPRDLMSDEFIPAGLAWKLCRDGKIEENRFGIGCPIKPEWGIHSLHGLWFVRGQLLRDFAALNKIETVPYLVRISKGLDWKPWRLIDKKDEELTEQDLLLLDTIAELSIKADDHMNEIWDMYESNHELRVPAEIIMKG encoded by the coding sequence ATGTCAGATATTTTGAACTATTATAAAGAGCCAGGTCTGATTACACGTTTAGATAAATATAAGTATTTCACTGATTGGCTAACGGATAATCCCAATGCAATATGCCAGGTGGTTCAGGGGCTTCTCCTACATGATTCCTGGGTTAGTATGTATGGGGAAGATTATATTAAGTCACATGAATATGGACAAAAAACGGCTTATATGGAAGATATACTGGACAAAGCTCTTGAGCTGGACACAAGCAATTTTTCCATACCACGCCCTCCACGAAACCGTGTAATCGCATGTTGCAGGGAATTTGCTACGTTAACATGTGCGATGCTCCGTGCAAAAGGAATCCCTGCAAGAAGTCGTTGCGGTTTTGCAGCGTATTTCGGCTGGAATGGTCAATATGAAGACCACTGGATATGCGAATATTGGCATGGAAACAGATGGATTATGACAGATCCTCAACTTGATCCGTTTCAGGAAAGCATGATTATAGAATGGTCGGTGCAAAGAAATAAAAACTTCAATCCTCGAGACCTTATGTCTGATGAGTTTATTCCCGCAGGTCTGGCCTGGAAGCTTTGCAGGGACGGGAAAATAGAAGAAAATCGTTTTGGAATTGGTTGTCCAATTAAGCCGGAATGGGGGATTCATTCCCTGCATGGTCTTTGGTTTGTGCGGGGACAGTTGTTAAGAGACTTTGCTGCACTTAACAAGATAGAAACGGTTCCCTATCTTGTTAGAATAAGTAAGGGGCTTGACTGGAAGCCGTGGCGTCTCATTGATAAAAAGGATGAGGAATTAACAGAACAGGATTTACTACTTCTTGATACCATAGCAGAACTATCTATAAAGGCAGATGACCATATGAATGAAATATGGGACATGTATGAGTCAAATCATGAATTAAGGGTTCCGGCTGAGATAATTATGAAAGGTTAG
- a CDS encoding helix-turn-helix transcriptional regulator: MKKTERQNGIVHLLRARKKMTANELAAYFEVSERTIYRDIDALSQLRVPIISHEGLGGGYEIDSSYFFPSIKLSEREILMLLMVLKAGEELRVPNMTTDYNLLSGKLINVLSEDEKKQALEVISRIEFDLIRIMPKGYVEDVLEPILEAFWRSCDLQISYYHPERNTTELRQFSPTKLLFGEGGWYLNGYCHLRKEKRTFRLDRIISITCLKEENRYRDSQLPAPQKDKFKLDTYELILDPALYRIIKEDFYLQDAEIKYLKDTLHLMIRTEHKDEISKLVLCHPEQVTLLKPDYFVEEIKVLAKKIYEKY; encoded by the coding sequence ATGAAGAAAACAGAGAGACAAAATGGAATTGTACATTTACTAAGAGCCCGGAAAAAAATGACGGCCAATGAGCTGGCTGCTTACTTTGAAGTGAGTGAGCGAACGATATACAGAGATATTGATGCACTTAGCCAGCTGCGTGTTCCAATCATTTCCCATGAGGGCCTGGGCGGTGGCTATGAAATAGATTCTTCTTATTTCTTTCCCAGCATTAAGCTTAGTGAGAGGGAAATTTTAATGCTGTTAATGGTGTTAAAAGCAGGGGAAGAACTTCGTGTCCCCAACATGACAACCGATTATAATCTGCTAAGCGGTAAGCTGATTAATGTTCTGTCAGAAGATGAGAAGAAACAAGCCTTAGAGGTTATCTCCCGCATCGAGTTTGACTTAATTCGAATTATGCCTAAAGGTTATGTGGAGGACGTATTAGAACCTATATTAGAGGCGTTTTGGAGATCCTGTGATCTGCAAATAAGCTATTATCATCCGGAGAGGAACACAACAGAGCTCCGTCAGTTTTCTCCTACCAAGCTGTTGTTTGGAGAAGGAGGGTGGTATTTGAATGGTTACTGTCATCTAAGGAAGGAAAAGCGAACCTTCAGACTTGACCGAATTATATCAATTACCTGCCTGAAGGAAGAAAATCGCTATAGGGACAGTCAACTGCCTGCGCCTCAAAAAGATAAGTTTAAGTTGGATACCTACGAATTGATTCTTGACCCTGCTCTTTATCGGATTATTAAAGAAGACTTTTATCTTCAAGATGCTGAGATCAAGTATTTAAAGGATACCCTGCATCTGATGATCCGGACGGAACACAAAGATGAAATAAGTAAATTAGTTTTGTGCCATCCGGAACAGGTAACGCTCTTAAAACCAGATTATTTTGTGGAAGAGATTAAAGTATTAGCAAAAAAAATATATGAGAAATATTAA
- a CDS encoding flavodoxin family protein: protein MKVIGINGSPRNNHNTATLLKKALEGAQSNGAETELINLYDLNYKGCISCFACKLKDGKSYGTCALKDDLNPVLKKIQQADAIILGSPIYFYDITGEMHSFLERLAYPYITYTEGYKSIFGRNIKTAFIYTMNMTAEQMEEMGFRSTLSCNESYMERAFGHCESLFSYDTYQFNDYDKYVATVFDKHEKAKVRENQFPKDCKKAFDMGQRFAEQLDSI, encoded by the coding sequence ATGAAAGTGATAGGTATCAATGGAAGTCCCAGAAATAATCACAATACTGCAACTCTTCTAAAAAAGGCTCTGGAGGGCGCACAATCAAACGGGGCTGAAACAGAGCTGATTAATCTGTATGATTTAAACTATAAAGGCTGTATCAGCTGCTTTGCCTGTAAACTTAAGGATGGAAAAAGCTACGGCACCTGCGCTTTAAAGGATGATTTAAACCCAGTACTAAAGAAAATCCAGCAGGCTGACGCCATTATCCTGGGCTCTCCCATTTACTTTTACGATATCACAGGGGAGATGCATTCCTTTTTAGAGCGATTGGCCTACCCTTATATTACATATACGGAAGGCTACAAATCTATATTTGGGCGAAATATAAAAACTGCATTTATATACACCATGAATATGACTGCTGAGCAAATGGAGGAAATGGGCTTTCGCTCCACCTTAAGCTGTAATGAAAGCTACATGGAAAGAGCCTTTGGCCATTGTGAATCATTATTTTCCTATGATACTTACCAGTTTAATGATTATGATAAGTACGTGGCTACCGTTTTCGATAAACATGAAAAAGCCAAGGTTAGAGAAAATCAGTTTCCAAAGGACTGCAAAAAGGCTTTTGACATGGGGCAGCGTTTTGCCGAACAGTTAGATTCCATTTAA
- a CDS encoding winged helix-turn-helix transcriptional regulator yields the protein MSDFNTHYGNCPMYYAMSVVEGKWKWIILWTIYQAGIVRYNKLRGELQPIAHKTLSTQLKELEASNLIHREQYNEVPPRVEYSLTEEGKTMIPILELLYQWGEEHMKSPYETGIS from the coding sequence ATGTCAGACTTTAATACCCATTATGGAAATTGTCCAATGTACTATGCCATGTCAGTTGTAGAGGGAAAATGGAAGTGGATTATTCTGTGGACAATCTATCAGGCAGGCATTGTGCGATATAACAAGTTACGTGGAGAGCTGCAACCGATTGCACATAAAACATTAAGTACCCAGCTGAAAGAGCTGGAAGCCAGTAACCTGATACATAGAGAGCAATACAATGAAGTACCTCCGCGTGTGGAATATTCTCTGACAGAGGAAGGGAAGACAATGATACCAATTCTGGAGCTGCTGTATCAATGGGGAGAAGAACATATGAAGTCTCCCTATGAAACAGGCATTTCATAA
- a CDS encoding collagen-binding domain-containing protein, whose translation MDNNSYTNETMVTTGLPYDNINWFNVEGQPFGPASGFNVIVFNDANNIVDIEGPVAIGGSFYSPRGLSVGFARDSRFKEIGYSPDLVRFLVGGNVSMTKPLVVIGHVVVGGGFRAGNGSTYLIGKDGTTDGIPRLKELYQANGGSQYWTPTDKGDHYVVPSYDVPRFIPASRVNANLQKFFGDAKESIGYYKSCIEALTPNGSVIDNNYEWILRGNDPVQNVFLVDVRPNGLINKGLRAEVPQGSTVIVRLRTGPNAHLQYGLYGESSKARNTLYVFEDATNIYMEKSSDFWGSILAPQAMFHAHPTGGHVSGNAALGSFAVNANSGFEFHFYPFAGRVNCQAVSPAPEQPAPEQPAPCPTCPTCPAPVPCPAPVPCPAPTPCPDCPTPKPCPTPEPCPSCPDCPKPEPCPECPAPKPCPACPECPKPEPCPVCPACPECPTPEPCPVCPTCPECPACPECPACPECPVCEECLIKPCIIKGCIWGCGCNKSHQWDVKLYKRCDDTDTLLYWIPINCWGEFEFTVPYEGFYILKIRMVETCCKSYWCKPIITLKNIGVSDFMVE comes from the coding sequence ATGGATAATAACAGTTACACAAATGAAACCATGGTAACCACTGGTCTACCTTATGATAATATAAACTGGTTTAATGTAGAAGGCCAGCCTTTTGGTCCTGCCTCCGGGTTTAATGTTATTGTATTTAATGATGCCAATAACATAGTGGATATTGAGGGACCTGTGGCAATTGGCGGAAGTTTTTACAGCCCAAGAGGCTTAAGCGTTGGCTTTGCCAGAGACAGCCGTTTCAAAGAAATCGGTTACTCCCCGGATTTGGTACGTTTTTTAGTTGGCGGTAACGTATCAATGACGAAACCTCTGGTTGTTATTGGCCACGTAGTTGTCGGCGGTGGATTCCGTGCAGGCAATGGAAGTACCTACTTAATAGGAAAAGATGGCACCACAGATGGGATACCGAGATTAAAGGAATTATATCAGGCCAATGGGGGCAGCCAATACTGGACCCCTACAGATAAAGGAGATCATTATGTGGTTCCCAGCTATGATGTTCCAAGGTTTATTCCTGCAAGCAGAGTAAATGCCAATTTACAGAAGTTCTTTGGCGATGCAAAAGAGAGCATTGGATACTATAAAAGCTGTATTGAAGCATTAACTCCCAATGGTTCCGTCATAGATAATAATTATGAATGGATTTTACGGGGAAATGATCCTGTTCAGAATGTATTTCTTGTGGATGTTAGGCCCAATGGTTTGATTAACAAAGGATTGCGTGCTGAAGTTCCTCAGGGAAGTACTGTAATTGTAAGGCTGAGAACAGGTCCCAATGCACATCTGCAATACGGTCTTTACGGAGAGAGCAGTAAGGCGCGTAATACATTGTATGTGTTCGAGGATGCGACAAATATTTATATGGAGAAATCTTCTGATTTCTGGGGTAGCATTTTGGCACCTCAGGCCATGTTCCACGCCCACCCAACGGGAGGTCATGTAAGCGGCAATGCGGCATTAGGATCCTTTGCGGTCAATGCAAACAGTGGGTTTGAATTTCATTTTTATCCCTTTGCCGGGAGAGTGAATTGTCAGGCTGTATCACCAGCTCCCGAACAGCCAGCCCCCGAACAGCCAGCTCCATGTCCTACATGCCCAACCTGTCCTGCTCCTGTTCCCTGCCCTGCCCCTGTTCCATGCCCTGCGCCTACCCCATGTCCCGACTGTCCGACACCCAAACCGTGTCCGACCCCAGAGCCCTGCCCCTCTTGTCCGGACTGCCCTAAACCAGAGCCTTGTCCAGAGTGCCCGGCACCGAAACCTTGCCCCGCTTGTCCGGAATGTCCAAAACCAGAGCCTTGTCCAGTCTGTCCGGCTTGTCCGGAATGCCCGACCCCAGAGCCCTGTCCAGTCTGTCCGACTTGTCCGGAATGTCCCGCCTGCCCAGAGTGTCCCGCTTGTCCGGAATGCCCTGTTTGCGAGGAATGCTTGATCAAACCTTGCATTATAAAAGGATGTATCTGGGGCTGTGGATGCAATAAGTCTCATCAATGGGATGTGAAGCTATATAAGAGATGTGACGATACGGATACTTTATTGTATTGGATTCCCATTAACTGCTGGGGAGAGTTTGAATTCACAGTACCATATGAAGGCTTTTATATCTTAAAAATAAGAATGGTTGAAACTTGTTGCAAGTCTTACTGGTGCAAACCTATTATTACGCTTAAAAATATTGGGGTATCTGATTTTATGGTGGAATAG